CATGACGGGACCTTACTGGTTAACCGATAGCTCAACGGCCCTGTTTGCCACGGCGCTGACCAATGCCTGGCACTTGACACCCATGGCGATTCTGGTGCTCTACGCCGCCTTGACGACGATTCCCGATGATATGTATGAAGCCGCCAAGGTCGACGGTGCGGGAGCGTTCCAGACCCTCTGGTATGTGGTGCTTCCAATGATTCGCGCCCACATCCTGTTTGTTTCCATCATCATCATGACCAGTGCTTTCCGTGAATTTGACATGGTGTACACCATGACCGGCGGGGGCCCGGGCCGTTCGACAACGGTAATGAGCATCCTGGCCTACAACCGTGGCATCGCCAACCAGGATATGGGCATGGCCAACACCATTGCCTTCACCATGTTCATGATCATGGCGGTCGTGGCCTGGTTGTACATCAAGGTTTACAAGGTCAATAAGGAGGCCAGCGCATGAACGATCGTAGCAAAGCGAATGTAAAGCTCGCTGGCCAGTATTTTGGGTTAACGGTTTGGCTGATTATTTCACTGCTGCCGCCGGTTATTCTGCTCGCGGCAGCTTTCAATGAAACTGCCATGTTCCGATCACCGCTGGCACTGTTAACGCTACGGGATTTTACCCTGGAGAACTTCAACGTCGCCTTTAATACCGGGGATTTCTGGTTCTATTTCCGCAATAGTGTGATTATCGCCGTGGCGTCGGTGATTATTTCCGTTGCTGTCTGCGTACCCATGGCGTATGGGCTGAACAAGCTACGGCCTAGAATACGTGGTGCCCTGTCGTTTGCTGTCCTGGCGATGCGCTTTTTGCCACACGTGGTGCTGGCCTTGCCGCTGTTCCTGATTTTTGTCGATCTTGGGTTATCCGGCTCGCGCACAGGGCTGCTGTTTGCCCATTTGGCGATTCATATTCCCTTCGCCGTGTGGATGATGGTGGGCTTTTTCGAAAACGTGCCCAAAGAGATGGAAGAAGCCGCTATCGTTGATGGCTGCGGCCCCTGGAAGCTCTTCTGGAGCATTTCGCTCCCCGTGGTTCGCCCAGGCTTGAATGCGCTCGCCATTCTGATTTTTATCATGTCCTGGAACGAGTACCTGTTTGCGCTCTTCCTGGCAGGCAGCGACGCTCAACCGCTGACAGTGGGTATTACCCGCTTTATGGGCGGCGTTGAAGCAGGCGCGCAGTACGGCGTCATTGCCGCGTACGCCAGCTTGATCGTACTGCCGGTGATTATTTTTGCGCTGCTCGCCAACCGCTACATCGTGACGGGTATGACCGCCGGAGCGGTTAAAGGGTAACGTTTTAATCACGGCTTGCTAGCCATTATCGCCTACCTCTGCTTCAAAAAGAGGTGGGCTTTTTTGTTTGGATTAAGGGTCATCCAGCGCCCAAAGGGTCTCATAGAGCGGCTTGTTTAAATGTCAGACATTTACTAGACTAGCTTTTGTTGAACACATCACAAGAGATAAACGATGACGCTGGATGCTCTACCGCCCCACCGGGGTGGCGCTGAACAGTTAGCGCGTTTACTCGCCCAGGCGCTACTGGCAGGCCATTGGCAACCCGGCGATGTTTTTCCACGCGAGCTGGATATCAGCGCTCATTTTAACGTCAGCCGTAATCAGGTACGCAATGCGCTCACCAGCCTCACCGCTGCTGGGCTGTTAGAGCGCACGGCGGGACGCGGCACGTTGGTGCGCGACATCGGCGACTGGCACCTGCTCGACCCGCTAATGAGCGAATGGATGACCGGACTGGTCAACCTTGATCCGCAACTGGTAAGGGCAATTTATGCCTTCCGCTACTCGGCCGAACCGGTGGTGGCAGGCCTGGCGGCACAGGCAGCCCAGGCTGAAGACCTTGAACGCCTTGATAACGCCTTTGCGGGCATGGAAAAAACGGCCAGCAGCGTGGAAGCCCGTGCCGAACATGCCGAGTACGACGTCGCCTTTCACGATGCCACCTACCGGGCCAGCCACAATTTAGTCTGGCGCCAAATGGGGCATTTATTGCGCCCTTCGATCATGGCACTGATACACCGTTCGCAGGACCGCACCGATACGCTAGACGACAGCCTGGCCCGCCACCTTCAGGTGCTTGACACCATACGCAACCGTGATGCCAACGGCGCAGAGCGTGCCGCACGAGAAGTGCTGCGTCGGACCGCGATTGATCTTGGCATCGTCAATTAACAAGGATCTGACCCTATGAAAATTACCCGACTCAAGACCTGGCAAGTTCCCCCACGCTGGCTGTTTCTCAAGATCGAAACCGACGAAGGCTGCTACGGCTGGGGCGAGCCGGTCATCGAAGGCCGCGCGGCGACTGTCGAGGCCGCGGTTCATGAGCTTTCAGACTATCTCGTTGGCCAGGATCCACACCGCATCGAACATCTTTGGAACACGATGTACCGCGCCGGGTTTTACCGCGGCGGGCCAATCTTGATGAGTGCCATTGCGGGTATCGACCAGGCGCTTTGGGATCTTAAAGGTCGCGATCTGGGTGTTCCCGTTCACCAGCTATTGGGCGGCGCGGTGCGCGATAAAATGCGCATGTACGCCTGGACCGGCGGCGACCGACCTAGCGATGTAGGCGCTGGCGCAAAAGCGCTGGCCGACAAAGGCTTTACCGCCTTCAAGATGAACGGCACGCCTGAGCTGCAAATCGTCGATTCCCACCGCAAGGTGGATGAAGCCGTCGCCCGGGTCGCCGAAGCCCGGGATGCGGTCGGCCCGGATGTGGGTATTGGTATCGATTTTCACGGTCGCGTTCACCGGCCGATGGCCAAGGCGCTATTGCGTGAGCTGGAGCCCTATCACCCGATGTTCGTCGAGGAACCGGTTGCCCCCGAACACCTGCCCTGCCTGAAAGATATTGCTGGTGGCCTGGGCTACCCGCTGGCCACCGGTGAGCGCTTGCATACCCGCTTTGAGTTCCGCGACCTGCTTAAAGACGGCATGATCGATATTATTCAACCGGATATCTCTCACTGCGGCGGTATCAGCGAGGGGCTTAAAATCGCCGCGCTTGCCTCCGCCTACGATGTCGCCCTGGCACCCCACTGCCCGCTTGGCCCTTTAACCCTGGCCGCATCGCTGCAGTTGGACGCCGTCAGCCACAATGCCTTTATTCAAGAGCAGAGCATGGGCATTCACTAC
This window of the Halomonas sp. SH5A2 genome carries:
- a CDS encoding FadR/GntR family transcriptional regulator → MTLDALPPHRGGAEQLARLLAQALLAGHWQPGDVFPRELDISAHFNVSRNQVRNALTSLTAAGLLERTAGRGTLVRDIGDWHLLDPLMSEWMTGLVNLDPQLVRAIYAFRYSAEPVVAGLAAQAAQAEDLERLDNAFAGMEKTASSVEARAEHAEYDVAFHDATYRASHNLVWRQMGHLLRPSIMALIHRSQDRTDTLDDSLARHLQVLDTIRNRDANGAERAAREVLRRTAIDLGIVN
- a CDS encoding carbohydrate ABC transporter permease, whose protein sequence is MNDRSKANVKLAGQYFGLTVWLIISLLPPVILLAAAFNETAMFRSPLALLTLRDFTLENFNVAFNTGDFWFYFRNSVIIAVASVIISVAVCVPMAYGLNKLRPRIRGALSFAVLAMRFLPHVVLALPLFLIFVDLGLSGSRTGLLFAHLAIHIPFAVWMMVGFFENVPKEMEEAAIVDGCGPWKLFWSISLPVVRPGLNALAILIFIMSWNEYLFALFLAGSDAQPLTVGITRFMGGVEAGAQYGVIAAYASLIVLPVIIFALLANRYIVTGMTAGAVKG
- the dgoD gene encoding galactonate dehydratase produces the protein MKITRLKTWQVPPRWLFLKIETDEGCYGWGEPVIEGRAATVEAAVHELSDYLVGQDPHRIEHLWNTMYRAGFYRGGPILMSAIAGIDQALWDLKGRDLGVPVHQLLGGAVRDKMRMYAWTGGDRPSDVGAGAKALADKGFTAFKMNGTPELQIVDSHRKVDEAVARVAEARDAVGPDVGIGIDFHGRVHRPMAKALLRELEPYHPMFVEEPVAPEHLPCLKDIAGGLGYPLATGERLHTRFEFRDLLKDGMIDIIQPDISHCGGISEGLKIAALASAYDVALAPHCPLGPLTLAASLQLDAVSHNAFIQEQSMGIHYNQGNDVLDYLVDKSALSIEDGFCAIPQGPGLGVEINEEFVEERAKVGHRWRNPVWTHEDGSIAEW
- a CDS encoding carbohydrate ABC transporter permease; translated protein: MQNNFLNRYTRGWYFVLPGLIAMLLIVAFPLGIAARFSLHDVLLYDFDNQWFVGIDNYIRAWSDPLFINSVKVTALFTLANTLGCLLVGLLVAFMLSGKRIRFKAGWMALFLLPFVMTPVIVGITWRLFMWEPDFGVINQILGFFGMTGPYWLTDSSTALFATALTNAWHLTPMAILVLYAALTTIPDDMYEAAKVDGAGAFQTLWYVVLPMIRAHILFVSIIIMTSAFREFDMVYTMTGGGPGRSTTVMSILAYNRGIANQDMGMANTIAFTMFMIMAVVAWLYIKVYKVNKEASA